A stretch of the Aminipila terrae genome encodes the following:
- the spo0A gene encoding sporulation transcription factor Spo0A: protein MTKISIGIADDNKDFCEILSDYFAEQENIDITFVANDGIQTVDCVKKFLPDVLILDMIMPHLDGLGVLESINNMELPKYPKTIMLSAVGQESITQKATKLGAEYYLVKPFNLGVLSKRINQLFGEELEEGSGKLTSIRTVVNNNTSTEKTNNDLEVDITNIIHEVGVPAHIKGYQYLRDAITMVVEDMDLLGAVTKELYPAIAKLNNTTPSRVERAIRHAIEVAWNRGKIETINNLFGYTVHNDKGKPTNSEFIAIIADKLRLERKIS from the coding sequence ATGACAAAAATAAGTATCGGAATTGCAGATGACAATAAGGATTTTTGCGAAATTCTGAGCGATTATTTCGCGGAGCAGGAAAATATTGATATTACCTTTGTAGCAAATGATGGAATACAGACTGTAGATTGTGTTAAAAAGTTTTTACCAGATGTTTTGATTCTGGACATGATTATGCCGCACCTAGATGGACTTGGTGTTTTGGAAAGCATTAATAATATGGAGCTTCCCAAATATCCAAAAACCATTATGCTTTCTGCAGTAGGACAAGAATCGATTACACAGAAAGCAACCAAATTAGGTGCGGAATATTATCTGGTTAAGCCATTTAATTTAGGTGTCCTGTCAAAAAGAATCAACCAGCTTTTTGGAGAAGAGCTCGAAGAAGGTTCCGGAAAACTAACCAGTATAAGGACGGTAGTGAACAATAATACTAGTACTGAAAAGACAAATAATGATCTGGAGGTTGATATCACCAATATCATTCATGAAGTGGGTGTACCTGCTCATATTAAAGGATATCAGTATTTAAGAGATGCTATCACTATGGTGGTTGAAGATATGGATTTGCTTGGGGCAGTTACCAAAGAACTGTATCCTGCCATAGCTAAACTGAACAATACAACACCTAGCAGAGTTGAAAGAGCTATAAGACACGCAATAGAAGTAGCCTGGAACAGAGGCAAGATAGAAACAATAAACAATTTATTTGGATATACAGTACATAATGACAAGGGCAAACCTACAAATTCAGAGTTTATCGCAATTATCGCAGATAAGTTAAGACTGGAACGCAAAATCTCTTAG
- the spoIVB gene encoding SpoIVB peptidase: MEKMRTHGIVKCLWVFVLLVAVVTGISFVVKQTEEPAPAAINVVSEKVLMPGGQSIGVKMDVKGVLIVGLQEIETVTGEVVNPGLLSGLQIGDTILEINGQKVYRASEVQTIVNKIRGEVLLKLQRKNDIIEITLTPVIAKSDNMYKLGIWVKDKTAGIGTLTYYDPQNNYYGALGHAITDPETSAILPVAEGELVNSKVESVKQGKAGDPGEIRGIFYEADEPLGSLKKNTEFGIFGKLYGNINNPYYNKPIPVGYQKSVVVGPAYILTTLDNNKVECYEIEIEKVNKQTRPETKSMTIKVTDERLLKKSGGIVQGMSGSPIIQNGRLIGAVTHVFVNNPEKGYGIYIEWMLQEQMSNNVEK, encoded by the coding sequence ATGGAAAAAATGAGAACACATGGTATTGTTAAATGTTTATGGGTATTTGTTTTATTGGTTGCGGTGGTTACCGGTATTTCATTTGTTGTAAAACAGACGGAGGAACCGGCACCTGCTGCTATAAATGTTGTATCGGAGAAAGTTTTAATGCCAGGGGGGCAGTCCATTGGTGTTAAAATGGATGTAAAGGGGGTTCTAATCGTAGGGCTTCAGGAAATTGAAACAGTAACTGGAGAAGTTGTTAATCCGGGATTGTTGTCCGGTCTGCAAATTGGTGATACAATATTAGAGATAAATGGACAAAAAGTTTATCGTGCATCTGAAGTGCAGACTATAGTTAATAAAATAAGAGGAGAAGTTTTGTTGAAGCTTCAGAGAAAAAATGATATTATAGAGATAACTTTAACTCCAGTAATTGCTAAATCTGACAATATGTATAAACTGGGTATATGGGTAAAGGATAAAACTGCTGGTATCGGAACTTTAACTTATTATGATCCGCAAAATAACTATTATGGAGCATTGGGTCATGCAATAACCGATCCTGAAACATCTGCCATTCTTCCTGTAGCAGAGGGAGAACTGGTTAATTCAAAAGTAGAATCTGTTAAACAGGGAAAAGCAGGAGATCCGGGAGAAATCCGGGGCATATTCTATGAAGCCGACGAACCCCTTGGAAGTCTGAAAAAAAATACTGAATTTGGCATTTTCGGCAAGTTATATGGCAATATAAATAATCCATATTATAACAAACCTATACCAGTTGGATATCAGAAATCTGTTGTTGTGGGTCCGGCATATATCCTGACAACTTTAGATAATAACAAAGTAGAATGTTACGAAATAGAGATTGAAAAGGTAAATAAACAGACCAGACCAGAGACAAAAAGTATGACAATAAAGGTAACAGATGAAAGACTTTTGAAGAAAAGCGGGGGAATTGTACAGGGAATGAGTGGAAGCCCGATTATTCAAAATGGAAGGCTGATAGGTGCTGTAACTCACGTGTTTGTAAATAATCCTGAAAAAGGTTATGGGATATATATTGAGTGGATGCTGCAAGAACAAATGTCGAATAATGTCGAGAAATGA
- a CDS encoding helix-hairpin-helix domain-containing protein — translation MKCFLNRDYVENFIRYHKKTIIKVAAGFVLFAAAFFVFCIRDHEDTKDEFDLISSTDVQNQIEESVTTKAVETGEKEKNKPDKIYIDISGAVGKPYVYEMKEGARVYEAIELAGGLNPDADVSNLNLAQILKDEDKITVSTKNQIERGTAETPLTNNKVSTITNVNNSSVQENQWISTGMININTAGSEELQTISGIGPSTAEKIISYRGEHGRFKKIEELMNVSGIGEKTFAKLKSKITV, via the coding sequence TTTTTTAAACAGGGATTATGTTGAAAATTTTATCAGGTATCATAAAAAAACTATTATAAAGGTAGCTGCAGGCTTTGTGCTTTTTGCAGCTGCTTTTTTTGTTTTTTGCATACGAGATCATGAAGACACTAAGGATGAATTCGATTTAATCAGCAGTACAGACGTGCAAAATCAGATAGAAGAATCTGTAACAACAAAGGCAGTAGAAACAGGAGAAAAAGAAAAAAATAAGCCGGACAAAATCTATATAGATATTAGTGGAGCCGTTGGAAAACCATATGTTTATGAAATGAAAGAAGGGGCAAGGGTTTATGAGGCAATTGAACTTGCAGGAGGGCTAAACCCTGATGCAGATGTAAGTAATCTTAATCTGGCACAAATTTTAAAAGATGAAGATAAAATAACGGTTTCTACAAAAAATCAAATTGAAAGAGGAACGGCTGAGACTCCATTGACAAACAATAAAGTTTCAACAATAACCAATGTAAACAACAGTTCTGTACAAGAAAATCAATGGATTTCAACGGGCATGATTAATATTAACACTGCAGGAAGCGAAGAATTACAGACTATTTCGGGAATTGGCCCTTCCACTGCTGAAAAGATTATTTCATACAGAGGGGAGCATGGCCGATTTAAAAAAATAGAGGAGTTAATGAATGTCAGTGGCATAGGAGAAAAAACTTTTGCTAAGCTAAAAAGCAAAATTACGGTTTAA